A region of Maridesulfovibrio sp. DNA encodes the following proteins:
- a CDS encoding molybdopterin-dependent aldehyde oxidoreductase, translated as MLKRTLKVNGIEKFIICENDDTLASVLREKLGLLSVKIGCGTAQCGSCSVIIDGKLKRTCKLSMKRVEDFTEIITTEGIGTPNNLHPIQLAWIAHGGAQCGFCTPGFVVSTYALLLANPKPSREDIRDWFQKNRNACRCTGYKPLVDAVQDAAAVMRGDMSEEDLIFKMPEDQRIWGTKYPRPTAVAKVTGTLEYGADLGLKMPEGSLKCALVQAEVSHANVISIDTSEAEAMEGVEKVVTYKDIKGKNRITGLITFPTNKGDGWDRPILADEKIFQYGDAIAIVCATTEKIAKAAAAKVKVELEQLPEYMDAPSAMAEDAIEIHPGTPNVYFEQKIVKGEETAPIMEKADVVLEGSYYVQRQPHMPIEPDVGFAFIDDDGKLNIHSKSIGLHLHAAMIAPGLGIELENLIMVQNYTGGTFGYKFSPTMEALVGAACLATGKPVFLNYTWEQQQQYTGKRSPFFTDIRLAATKDGELLGMETDWICDHGPYSEFGDLLTLRGAQFIGAGYKLPNIRGLGKTVCTNHAWGSAFRGYGAPETEFGFEVIMDELAEKIGMDPFDLREKNVYRESLGDTTPTGCKPEVYCMEELFATGRPKYEEMKKWAAEDAAEGFKRGVGIAVGIYGSGLDGPDTAEAEIDLNKDGSVTMYACWHDHGQGADMGVLGTAHEALRPLGLSPDQIHLVMNDTRTCPNGGPAGGSRSQVVVGNAIIATCRNLLDAMRKADNSYMTYDEMIAAGKDVHYSGKWTAPATDCDENGQGSPFACYMYGLFMAGVEVEIATGKVNVEKMKLIGDIGKINNKLVVDGQMYGGLAQGVGLALTEDYEDIKKHSTMVGAGFPYIKQIPDDMELVYVETERPEGAHGASGVGELPLTTPHSAIINAIYNACGARVTHLPARPEKVLAAMKG; from the coding sequence ATGCTCAAACGGACTTTAAAAGTTAACGGTATTGAGAAGTTCATCATCTGCGAAAATGATGATACCCTCGCCAGTGTTCTGCGTGAAAAACTCGGTCTGCTCAGTGTTAAGATCGGTTGCGGAACCGCACAATGCGGTAGCTGCTCCGTCATCATCGACGGCAAGCTCAAACGTACCTGCAAGCTTTCCATGAAGCGCGTTGAAGATTTCACAGAAATCATTACCACCGAAGGTATCGGTACTCCCAATAACCTGCACCCCATTCAGCTCGCATGGATTGCCCACGGCGGCGCACAGTGCGGATTCTGTACCCCTGGTTTTGTTGTTTCCACCTACGCCCTGCTCCTTGCCAATCCTAAACCGAGCCGCGAAGACATCCGCGATTGGTTTCAGAAGAATCGCAACGCCTGCCGCTGCACCGGTTACAAACCGCTGGTTGACGCAGTTCAGGACGCAGCCGCAGTTATGCGTGGCGACATGAGTGAAGAAGATCTGATCTTTAAGATGCCCGAAGACCAGCGCATCTGGGGTACCAAATACCCCCGTCCCACCGCAGTTGCCAAAGTTACCGGTACTCTCGAATACGGTGCAGACCTCGGCCTGAAAATGCCCGAAGGTTCTCTCAAATGCGCACTGGTACAGGCAGAAGTATCACACGCCAACGTTATTTCCATTGACACTTCCGAAGCCGAAGCAATGGAAGGCGTTGAAAAAGTCGTTACCTACAAAGACATCAAAGGTAAAAACCGCATCACCGGTCTGATTACCTTCCCCACCAACAAAGGTGACGGCTGGGACCGCCCCATCCTCGCTGATGAAAAGATCTTCCAGTACGGTGACGCTATTGCCATTGTCTGCGCTACTACCGAAAAAATCGCGAAAGCCGCAGCAGCCAAGGTTAAAGTTGAGCTGGAACAGCTGCCCGAATACATGGACGCTCCTTCCGCCATGGCAGAAGATGCCATTGAAATCCATCCCGGCACCCCCAACGTATACTTTGAACAGAAGATCGTTAAAGGCGAAGAAACCGCTCCGATCATGGAAAAGGCAGACGTTGTTCTCGAAGGTTCCTACTATGTACAGCGCCAGCCGCATATGCCCATCGAGCCGGATGTAGGTTTCGCTTTCATCGATGATGACGGCAAGCTCAACATCCACTCCAAATCCATCGGCCTGCACCTGCACGCTGCAATGATCGCTCCCGGTCTCGGCATTGAGCTGGAAAACCTGATCATGGTTCAGAACTACACCGGTGGTACCTTCGGTTACAAATTCTCTCCCACCATGGAAGCACTGGTCGGCGCAGCCTGCCTAGCAACCGGAAAACCTGTATTCCTGAACTACACATGGGAACAGCAGCAGCAGTACACCGGTAAACGTTCTCCCTTCTTTACCGACATCCGCCTTGCAGCAACCAAAGACGGCGAACTGCTTGGTATGGAAACCGACTGGATCTGCGACCACGGTCCCTACTCCGAATTCGGTGACCTGCTGACCCTGCGCGGTGCCCAGTTCATCGGTGCCGGTTACAAACTGCCCAATATTCGCGGCCTCGGTAAAACCGTCTGCACCAACCACGCTTGGGGTTCTGCTTTCCGCGGATACGGTGCTCCTGAAACAGAATTCGGCTTTGAAGTCATCATGGACGAACTGGCTGAAAAAATCGGTATGGACCCCTTTGATCTGCGCGAAAAGAACGTCTACCGCGAAAGCCTTGGCGACACTACCCCCACCGGTTGTAAGCCTGAAGTATACTGCATGGAAGAACTTTTCGCTACCGGTCGTCCCAAGTACGAAGAGATGAAAAAATGGGCTGCAGAAGACGCTGCTGAAGGTTTCAAACGCGGCGTAGGTATTGCTGTAGGTATCTACGGTTCAGGCCTTGACGGACCGGACACCGCAGAAGCCGAAATTGATCTGAACAAAGACGGTTCCGTAACCATGTATGCATGCTGGCATGATCATGGTCAGGGTGCTGACATGGGTGTTCTTGGTACTGCCCACGAAGCCCTGCGTCCCCTTGGTCTCTCTCCCGACCAAATCCATCTGGTCATGAACGATACCCGCACCTGCCCCAACGGCGGTCCCGCCGGCGGTAGCCGCTCACAGGTTGTTGTCGGTAACGCCATCATCGCAACCTGCCGCAACCTGCTTGACGCCATGCGCAAAGCAGACAACTCCTACATGACCTACGATGAAATGATCGCAGCAGGTAAAGATGTACATTACAGCGGCAAATGGACCGCACCTGCTACCGATTGTGATGAAAACGGTCAGGGTTCCCCCTTCGCATGTTACATGTACGGTCTGTTCATGGCCGGTGTAGAAGTTGAAATCGCCACCGGTAAAGTAAATGTTGAAAAAATGAAACTTATCGGCGACATCGGTAAGATCAACAACAAACTCGTTGTTGACGGCCAGATGTACGGCGGTCTGGCTCAGGGTGTCGGTCTGGCCCTCACCGAGGACTACGAAGACATCAAGAAGCACTCCACCATGGTCGGTGCAGGCTTCCCCTACATCAAGCAGATCCCCGACGATATGGAACTGGTCTATGTTGAGACCGAACGTCCCGAAGGCGCACACGGCGCATCCGGTGTTGGTGAGCTTCCGCTGACCACCCCGCACTCCGCCATTATCAACGCTATCTACAATGCCTGCGGCGCACGCGTAACCCATCTCCCGGCTCGTCCCGAGAAGGTTCTCGCTGCCATGAAAGGCTAA
- a CDS encoding pyridine nucleotide-disulfide oxidoreductase/dicluster-binding protein produces MDQKNLRDWEARCTQEEPPKCKARCPLHVDGREFCRLLAAGQIDKAWAILCKTMPFPAITARICDGDCQNDCLRAQKGGGIELAALERFAAENAKRSPIIRALPPRGKTIAVFGAHLSGLTAAWDLGKKGFAVKLFCKSKFEGYSELPAERINEKIFEKELDQLGKMNVSFVEESPLDAETVLAALDNFDAVFADPWVCDSDALGLKQLDKATLESEKEFLFAASKTNAKSTVQIIALGRKGALSIERKLQNASLTAGRDRDAPFETRLFTNISKVEELSPVTVPAEGYSEELAREEASRCLLCECMECVNNCAFLKEFKSYPKAYARQIYNNASIVMGTRMANTMINSCMLCGLCEKLCPEDFPMQDLCLEARQGLVEKGHMPPSAHEFAFRDMDFADSSSCALVKHQPGTEKSKQAFFPGCQLSASDPGAIERTYAHLCSELDGGTGLMLRCCGAPADWAGRKEMFEQKMMSLRNDWELLGRPQIIAACPSCIESLHKGLPEADVVSLWTILNTSVKQLDQHPETKLLSLQDPCSARNNQELMSDVRMLLNGLDVTFDEPELSGTLTECCGFGGLLANANEPLSRKAAERRAGNLDHDGVTYCAMCRDMLAKAGKRCRHILDIIFPDDNDDPAGRIAPGYSARRENRVRLKESLLRKVWDEQPEPRNDYESVAVEFTEEALSMMEERRILLSDVQKTLHAKRDSTQVLVNSETGHNLVQFRPVTVTYWVEYEMDGGTYLVHRVWSHRMRVLG; encoded by the coding sequence ATGGATCAAAAAAATCTTCGTGATTGGGAAGCGCGGTGTACTCAGGAAGAGCCGCCAAAGTGTAAAGCCCGCTGTCCGCTTCATGTGGATGGGCGGGAATTTTGCCGTCTGCTGGCAGCAGGTCAGATTGATAAAGCTTGGGCAATACTATGCAAAACCATGCCGTTTCCTGCAATAACTGCCCGCATCTGCGACGGAGACTGTCAAAACGACTGTCTGCGCGCCCAGAAGGGTGGCGGGATAGAGCTTGCTGCCCTGGAGCGGTTTGCCGCTGAAAACGCCAAACGCTCTCCTATTATTCGGGCTTTGCCGCCACGCGGTAAAACCATAGCTGTTTTTGGAGCCCACCTTTCCGGACTTACCGCAGCATGGGACCTCGGCAAAAAAGGATTCGCGGTAAAACTTTTCTGTAAAAGTAAATTTGAAGGATATTCAGAGCTTCCTGCAGAACGCATCAACGAAAAAATTTTTGAAAAAGAACTGGACCAGCTTGGGAAAATGAACGTTTCCTTTGTTGAAGAAAGTCCTCTTGACGCGGAGACAGTGCTTGCAGCACTTGATAATTTTGATGCTGTTTTTGCTGATCCATGGGTCTGCGATTCTGATGCGCTGGGATTGAAACAGCTGGACAAAGCCACGCTGGAATCGGAAAAAGAATTTCTATTTGCAGCCTCTAAAACCAATGCTAAATCCACAGTCCAAATCATTGCTCTTGGACGTAAAGGGGCGCTTTCCATTGAACGCAAACTCCAGAACGCATCACTCACAGCCGGACGGGACCGCGACGCCCCGTTTGAGACAAGACTGTTCACCAACATAAGCAAAGTAGAAGAACTCAGTCCGGTGACCGTTCCTGCCGAAGGTTACTCCGAGGAACTGGCCCGAGAAGAGGCTTCCCGCTGTCTGCTCTGCGAATGTATGGAATGCGTGAATAATTGTGCATTTCTAAAAGAATTCAAAAGCTATCCCAAGGCATACGCAAGGCAGATTTACAATAACGCCTCCATCGTCATGGGCACCCGCATGGCCAACACCATGATCAATTCCTGTATGCTTTGCGGGCTGTGCGAAAAATTATGCCCTGAAGATTTTCCCATGCAGGATCTCTGTCTCGAAGCCCGGCAGGGTTTGGTGGAGAAGGGGCACATGCCTCCTTCGGCCCATGAATTCGCATTCAGGGATATGGACTTTGCTGACTCCTCATCCTGTGCGTTGGTCAAACACCAACCGGGCACAGAGAAAAGCAAACAGGCATTTTTCCCCGGCTGCCAATTGAGCGCATCCGATCCCGGAGCAATTGAACGGACATACGCCCATCTCTGTTCCGAACTTGATGGCGGAACCGGGCTTATGCTGCGCTGTTGTGGAGCCCCGGCTGACTGGGCAGGCCGAAAAGAAATGTTCGAACAAAAAATGATGTCCTTACGAAATGACTGGGAATTACTTGGCCGACCGCAAATCATTGCCGCATGCCCGTCATGTATAGAAAGCCTGCACAAAGGATTGCCGGAAGCGGATGTCGTTTCCCTGTGGACAATTTTAAACACCTCAGTGAAACAGCTTGATCAGCATCCTGAGACTAAGCTGCTTTCCTTGCAGGATCCGTGTTCCGCTCGCAACAATCAGGAATTGATGAGCGACGTGCGCATGCTCCTCAACGGTCTGGATGTAACTTTTGACGAGCCTGAACTTTCCGGGACTCTCACTGAATGCTGTGGATTCGGCGGCCTGCTGGCAAATGCCAACGAACCTCTTTCCCGCAAGGCTGCTGAACGAAGAGCCGGAAATCTTGATCATGACGGCGTTACCTACTGCGCCATGTGCCGGGATATGCTCGCCAAAGCCGGGAAACGCTGTCGACATATTCTTGATATCATCTTCCCGGATGATAACGATGACCCGGCCGGACGCATTGCACCGGGCTATTCCGCCAGACGGGAAAACAGGGTTCGCTTAAAAGAATCACTGCTCCGGAAAGTATGGGACGAACAGCCGGAACCGCGCAACGACTATGAATCCGTAGCCGTAGAATTCACTGAAGAAGCTCTATCCATGATGGAAGAACGGCGTATCCTTTTATCTGATGTGCAGAAAACCCTGCACGCAAAGCGGGATTCAACACAAGTTCTGGTAAACTCTGAGACCGGGCACAATTTGGTACAGTTCCGCCCGGTAACAGTCACTTACTGGGTGGAATATGAAATGGACGGCGGAACTTATCTGGTCCACCGGGTCTGGTCCCACCGCATGAGGGTGCTGGGATAA
- a CDS encoding DVU_1557 family redox protein, producing the protein MSGSLKVLDEDFSSWLCASCGKALKPSPVELEYLDSRFNVELPTCPDCGFVLIPEELALGKMAEVERMLEDK; encoded by the coding sequence ATGAGCGGTTCCCTGAAAGTTCTGGATGAGGATTTTTCTTCGTGGCTCTGCGCAAGCTGCGGTAAAGCCCTGAAACCCTCTCCGGTTGAACTGGAGTATCTTGACAGCAGGTTCAATGTGGAGCTCCCAACCTGCCCGGATTGCGGTTTTGTTCTCATTCCCGAAGAACTGGCACTGGGCAAAATGGCTGAAGTGGAACGGATGCTGGAGGATAAATAA
- the trsM gene encoding DVU_1556 family methyltransferase, whose product MTGTPLWEKPILRDAAGETLRPGGFTLTDRAVSLTGLSAEARVLDVGCGLGATVSYLRTRHGFKACGMDYSPRQLSEAPAGLPLTRADGACLPFADSSFEAVFCECVLSLIPDQERTISEFKRVLTKNGKLIISDLYRRGSGQIQCLDNSCASSPLYLGRIEQLLKQYGMHITAIEDYSRLLVELAAKLVFAGEKNPAAGQSCCERPGYMLMIAEF is encoded by the coding sequence ATGACCGGAACCCCGCTCTGGGAAAAGCCCATACTGCGCGATGCAGCAGGAGAAACACTGCGTCCCGGAGGTTTCACCCTAACGGACCGGGCTGTATCCCTGACCGGACTGAGCGCAGAAGCACGGGTTCTGGACGTAGGCTGCGGACTGGGGGCAACTGTCTCCTACCTTCGTACCCGGCACGGTTTTAAAGCCTGCGGCATGGATTATTCGCCTCGCCAGCTTTCAGAAGCCCCGGCGGGGCTGCCGCTCACCCGTGCTGACGGGGCTTGCCTGCCCTTCGCAGACTCCAGCTTTGAGGCCGTATTTTGTGAATGTGTACTTTCGCTCATACCTGATCAGGAGCGGACCATTTCAGAGTTCAAACGGGTGCTTACCAAAAACGGCAAACTGATTATCAGCGACTTATACCGGCGTGGTAGCGGACAGATTCAATGCCTCGACAATTCCTGCGCCAGTTCTCCACTCTATCTAGGAAGAATTGAACAACTTTTAAAACAGTACGGCATGCATATAACTGCAATTGAAGATTATTCCCGGCTGCTGGTGGAACTGGCTGCCAAACTGGTATTTGCAGGTGAAAAGAATCCTGCAGCCGGGCAGAGTTGCTGTGAACGACCGGGCTATATGCTAATGATTGCTGAATTTTGA
- a CDS encoding DVU_1555 family C-GCAxxG-C-C protein, whose protein sequence is MTETDLRIMQLNGAGYCCAQIIIILCLDNLQQENPALVRAAQGLCMGMGDCAGTCGILSGGLCALGLYAGKGTDTESAADNYPLLVEDFREWFKERTVSEFGGISCSDILDDECGSPRADRCGVLLVEAYTQLLNILMENGFDPAEGRDGADGY, encoded by the coding sequence ATGACAGAGACAGACCTTAGAATAATGCAATTAAACGGCGCGGGTTATTGCTGCGCCCAGATCATAATCATTCTTTGCCTTGACAACCTGCAACAGGAAAACCCAGCTCTTGTGCGTGCAGCACAGGGATTGTGCATGGGCATGGGTGACTGTGCCGGAACCTGCGGAATTTTAAGCGGCGGCCTTTGCGCACTGGGCCTTTACGCAGGTAAAGGTACCGACACTGAATCCGCAGCAGACAACTATCCTTTATTAGTGGAAGACTTCCGGGAATGGTTCAAAGAAAGAACCGTTTCTGAATTCGGCGGCATAAGCTGCAGCGATATTCTGGATGATGAATGTGGTTCTCCAAGAGCCGACCGCTGTGGGGTTTTGCTTGTTGAGGCGTACACGCAACTGTTAAATATTTTAATGGAAAACGGCTTTGATCCGGCAGAGGGAAGGGACGGAGCAGATGGATATTAG
- the trsS gene encoding radical SAM (seleno)protein TrsS, with amino-acid sequence MDISFDVVETESLCPVCLQKIPARRVTENGESRIVKECPEHGRFSTPFWRGEPALSGWSRPKIPSTPPVMDTAGSKGCPFDCGLCPEHNQHTCTTLVEITWRCDLNCKVCFASAGKKVPADPSIPELEKLLEKIRNTAGPCNLQISGGEPAIRDDLPRIAELAKAIGFPFVQVNTNGVRVAREHGLAKRWAAGGVDSAFLQFDGTRDDIYRTIRGRKLLEEKIKAIENLTAAGIGVVLVPTVVPGVNDDDIGEILKLAVSYAPGVRGVHFQPVSYFGRYPSPPSDDMRITLPEIMTALEEQSEQLVHREDFMPPGCEHSLCSFHANYLIMEDGSLKKLSAKTESCCTPKPASEGADKSKSFVRRQWAAPKGKCACDKPMDDLDRFLHRAKTHILALSGMAFQDAWTLDLDRLKGCCIHVAAPDGRLIPFCAYNLTAMDGSTLYRRMIDD; translated from the coding sequence ATGGATATTAGCTTTGATGTTGTTGAGACCGAATCCCTTTGCCCAGTCTGTCTGCAAAAAATACCGGCCCGCAGGGTCACTGAAAACGGAGAAAGCCGCATTGTAAAAGAATGCCCTGAACATGGTAGGTTCAGCACTCCCTTCTGGCGCGGTGAACCTGCTCTTTCCGGTTGGTCAAGACCCAAAATACCTTCTACTCCCCCGGTAATGGATACTGCCGGGAGCAAAGGTTGCCCCTTTGATTGCGGACTTTGCCCGGAACACAACCAGCACACCTGCACCACACTGGTAGAGATAACCTGGCGCTGTGATTTGAACTGTAAGGTCTGCTTTGCCTCGGCAGGGAAGAAAGTCCCGGCGGACCCCAGCATTCCTGAGCTGGAAAAACTACTTGAGAAAATCCGCAACACCGCCGGACCGTGCAATCTGCAGATTTCAGGAGGAGAACCTGCGATTCGCGATGACCTACCGCGCATTGCCGAATTGGCTAAGGCGATAGGTTTTCCTTTCGTACAGGTCAATACCAACGGGGTACGTGTGGCCCGCGAACACGGCCTTGCCAAACGCTGGGCAGCGGGAGGAGTGGATTCCGCATTCCTCCAATTTGACGGCACCCGTGACGATATTTACAGGACCATTCGCGGTCGAAAACTTCTTGAAGAAAAAATCAAAGCAATTGAAAACCTCACTGCGGCAGGGATCGGGGTAGTGCTGGTGCCTACAGTTGTTCCCGGTGTGAACGATGACGACATCGGGGAAATTTTAAAACTGGCTGTTTCATACGCTCCCGGAGTACGCGGGGTACATTTTCAGCCGGTCAGTTACTTTGGGCGCTACCCCTCCCCGCCTTCAGATGACATGCGCATCACCCTTCCGGAAATCATGACTGCACTGGAGGAACAAAGTGAGCAACTGGTTCACCGGGAAGACTTCATGCCTCCTGGGTGTGAGCATTCATTGTGCTCGTTTCATGCTAATTACCTGATCATGGAAGACGGCAGCCTGAAAAAACTTTCTGCTAAAACAGAAAGCTGCTGCACGCCAAAACCTGCTTCCGAAGGAGCAGACAAATCCAAATCTTTTGTCCGCCGTCAATGGGCCGCCCCAAAGGGAAAATGTGCTTGTGACAAACCTATGGACGACCTTGACCGTTTCCTGCACCGGGCCAAGACCCACATACTAGCCCTTTCGGGCATGGCTTTTCAGGACGCATGGACCCTTGACCTTGACCGCTTAAAAGGCTGTTGTATCCATGTAGCTGCCCCTGACGGCAGGCTGATTCCTTTTTGTGCCTATAATTTAACAGCCATGGACGGCTCCACCTTATACAGGAGGATGATTGATGACTGA
- a CDS encoding DVU_1553 family AMP-dependent CoA ligase — protein MTDRPLGKWLNLRMGRAPDLHPVSVRELQKWQFERLRQTLFQAVRNCPFYHERLAGVQTGAVHSPTDLEHIPFTTAEDLRNGPENFLCVSQDEIARAVTLASSGSSGPPKRLFFTAGDLERTIEFFHYGMAPMLREGETILAILPDSRPGGVGSLFAESISRLGGETVLPVNPSYISTLLNLLLDTHARCILGPAIQIHALARMLESKGIVINHVRSVLLCWDVLPHACMQTISRVFGCEVFTHWGMTETCLGGGVDCRSGSGMHLREPDFYIEIINPATGRQVPDGHKGEIVISTLSRRAMPLIRYRTGDVGCIMHGECSCGLPLRRLGAVEGRLGDGVLLPGGSRLDLGELNNSILSHKDVLDFTVEYIPEELALFFKLDVLPGAKPGPEVKKHLQDYPKIRQACDNHNLKLSVRLANQDGTIHSGFGKRSITIKSRQAGII, from the coding sequence ATGACTGACCGCCCACTGGGTAAATGGCTCAATTTGCGTATGGGCCGTGCTCCCGATCTGCATCCTGTCTCTGTGCGCGAACTTCAGAAATGGCAGTTTGAGCGCTTGCGGCAGACATTATTTCAAGCTGTCAGAAACTGTCCATTCTACCATGAAAGGCTGGCCGGAGTACAAACCGGAGCAGTGCACAGCCCCACGGACCTTGAACACATTCCCTTCACTACTGCTGAAGACCTGCGCAACGGTCCCGAAAACTTCCTCTGCGTTTCACAGGATGAAATTGCACGGGCCGTAACCCTTGCCAGCTCCGGATCAAGCGGTCCGCCCAAACGCCTTTTCTTCACCGCTGGAGACCTTGAAAGAACCATTGAATTTTTCCACTACGGGATGGCCCCTATGTTAAGAGAAGGGGAAACAATTCTGGCTATCCTGCCCGACTCACGCCCCGGCGGAGTAGGCTCTCTTTTCGCGGAATCCATTTCACGGTTAGGGGGAGAAACCGTACTTCCGGTCAATCCTTCCTATATCAGCACCCTGCTTAATCTACTGCTCGACACCCATGCCCGCTGCATTCTAGGTCCGGCCATCCAGATTCACGCTTTGGCCCGGATGCTGGAGAGCAAAGGAATCGTCATCAACCACGTGCGCTCGGTGCTGCTCTGCTGGGACGTGCTGCCCCATGCCTGCATGCAGACAATTTCACGGGTTTTCGGCTGCGAAGTATTTACCCACTGGGGCATGACAGAAACCTGTCTCGGAGGCGGTGTGGACTGCCGGTCCGGATCGGGTATGCACCTGCGAGAACCGGATTTTTATATAGAAATAATCAATCCGGCCACAGGCAGACAAGTCCCTGACGGGCACAAAGGCGAAATAGTGATCAGCACCCTTTCACGCCGGGCCATGCCCCTGATCCGATATCGCACCGGGGATGTAGGCTGCATCATGCACGGCGAATGCTCCTGCGGCCTGCCCCTGCGCAGGCTGGGTGCGGTTGAAGGAAGACTCGGCGACGGAGTTCTTTTACCCGGAGGCAGCCGTCTTGATCTGGGCGAACTGAATAATTCCATTCTTTCCCATAAAGACGTTTTAGACTTTACGGTGGAGTACATCCCTGAAGAACTGGCCCTGTTTTTCAAACTGGACGTACTGCCCGGAGCCAAACCCGGACCGGAAGTCAAAAAACATCTGCAGGACTATCCGAAAATCAGACAAGCCTGCGACAATCATAATTTGAAATTATCAGTCAGACTTGCTAATCAGGACGGAACCATTCATTCCGGTTTCGGAAAACGTTCCATAACAATCAAATCACGGCAGGCCGGTATTATATGA
- a CDS encoding XdhC family aldehyde oxidoreductase maturation factor, with translation MKKLISNLCSQLESGNDLILASIIKSSGSTPRSSGSKMIIKRDGSIDGTIGGGLVEALVQKEAAQIFDEPANTVVFREFDLSNELAANADMICGGHVEVMLEHLPADERTSAAFNAVNEALRTGKHAVLFTVSEEGFIRERQAVRPCCQLPALQFAEEKEATALLETALKSGSPVIKKIDEILLTTEAFIPQPDLYIFGAGHVSRPTAALASSVNFRTVIIDDRADFANETRFPQAAEIHVLPDFSDCFAGLELNDNSYIIIVTRGHLHDKTVLGQALATPARYVGMIGSSKKRNAIYDALREEGVAQQEIDRCHCPIGLSIGAQTPEEIAVSIVGELIQKRSGG, from the coding sequence ATGAAAAAACTTATTTCCAATCTCTGTTCACAGCTTGAGTCCGGCAACGACCTCATTCTGGCCTCAATCATAAAAAGCTCCGGTTCAACCCCCCGTTCTTCCGGCAGCAAAATGATCATCAAACGCGACGGCTCCATTGACGGAACCATCGGCGGCGGACTGGTTGAAGCTCTGGTCCAGAAAGAAGCAGCCCAAATATTCGATGAACCCGCAAACACTGTAGTATTCCGTGAATTCGACCTTTCCAATGAACTGGCCGCCAATGCGGATATGATCTGCGGCGGACACGTGGAAGTAATGCTTGAACACCTGCCTGCCGATGAACGGACCAGCGCAGCTTTTAATGCTGTCAATGAAGCGTTGCGCACTGGTAAGCACGCTGTTCTGTTCACTGTTTCCGAAGAAGGTTTCATTAGAGAAAGACAGGCCGTGCGTCCCTGTTGCCAGTTGCCTGCACTTCAGTTTGCAGAAGAAAAAGAAGCAACCGCACTTCTCGAAACTGCACTTAAATCAGGTTCTCCGGTAATAAAGAAAATTGATGAAATCCTGCTGACGACTGAAGCCTTTATCCCCCAGCCGGACTTATACATTTTCGGAGCCGGACATGTTTCCCGGCCCACAGCAGCTCTGGCTTCATCAGTTAATTTCCGCACCGTAATTATTGATGACCGAGCCGACTTCGCCAACGAGACAAGATTCCCGCAGGCTGCTGAAATCCATGTGCTGCCGGATTTCAGCGATTGCTTTGCAGGGCTGGAATTGAACGATAATTCATACATTATCATTGTCACCAGGGGACACCTGCACGACAAGACAGTGCTGGGACAGGCTCTTGCCACCCCGGCCCGTTACGTGGGCATGATAGGCAGTTCCAAAAAGCGGAACGCCATATATGATGCCCTGCGCGAAGAGGGAGTCGCGCAGCAGGAAATTGACCGTTGTCATTGTCCCATAGGGCTTTCCATAGGAGCCCAGACGCCTGAAGAAATAGCCGTATCAATTGTAGGAGAGCTGATTCAGAAACGCTCGGGGGGTTGA